In the genome of Planctomyces sp. SH-PL62, the window CATGGGGCTGGGGGCCTTGCTGATCGGCCTGGCCGTCTTCACGGCGGTCGCGTTCAACTGGTCGGAGCTGCCGAGGGGGGCGCGGATCGCCCTGATCTTCCTGACGCTCGCCGGGACCTACGGCGGGGCCTGGCTGCTGCGCTATCGGGCCGCCGCGAGGACGACCTCGAACGTCGTCTGCTTCCTCGGCTGCCTGTTCTACGGCGCGGCGATCGCGCTGATCGCGCAGATGTTCAACTTCAACGTGGAAGGTCCCGACGGCTACTGGTGGTGGGGGATCGGCGTGCTGCCGTTCGCCCTGACCCTGGGGACCTGGCCGCTGCACGCCCTGACCGCCGCGACGCTCGCCTATTTCGTCGGCCTGTCCGCGTTCGGGTCGTGGTCCTGGGGCGGGGGCGGGATGCGAGACCTGGTCGAGCCGGCCTGGAGCGTCCCGATCCTCGCGGGCCTGGGCCTGGCCTGGGCCTACCGCCACAAGTCGCGGAGCGCGCTGGGCCTGTACGTCGCGCTCGGGACCTGGTGGCTGCTCCTCCAGCCGACGGCCTGGCGGCTCGACGAGGCGCCGATCTACTGGGTCGGGCTGGTGGGATCGCTCCTCTTGCTGCTGGCCGAGTGCCATCCGGTCGAGGGGGGCCTGGGGATCCCGTATCGGTTCTTCGGGGTGGTGCTGGTCGGCGGCGTGCTGCTGCCGCTGAGCACGTACGCGGCCAACTCGGCGATGAGCGGCGAGATCCTGCCGACGCCGCTGGCGATCGAGTCGGCGGCGGCCGTGGTGCTGGCGGCGATCCTCCTGGTCGTCGCGGCCGAACTCGACCGCCGCCGCGAGGGGGGGGCCGGCTCGCTGGGCCGGAGGCTGCTCGCCGCCCCCGGCCGTTGGTTCCCGGTCCTGATGCTGGCCTTCTTCGCGGCCCTGGGCTTCTGGAACGCCGTCGTGGCCGAGCCGATCACGACGACGATCGCGGCCAACGTCGCGATGGCGTCGCTGGCGATCTGGCTGACGATCGTCGGCGCCCGCGAGGATCGAGTCCGTCCCTTCGCGGCCGGCGTGGCGTACTTCCTGCTCTGGGCGATCGCCCGCTACATCGACCTGTTCAGCGGCTTCGGCGGCATGCCGGGCGCGGCCCTGATGTTCCTGGCCTGCGGCGGGGCCCTCGTCGCGGCCTCCTTGCTCTGGCGACGGCTGAAGGAGGTCCACCATGTCCCTGCCTGAACCCAAGCCCGCCGCCTCCTCCGCGCTCGCCGACCCGGATTTCGGCGCCTCGGCGCGGCCTCGGGGGCCGTTCGCGACCCGCGAGTCCAAGCTCCTGATCGCGGCGGCGGCGTTCCAGCTCCTCGTCCTGGGCTGGATGATCGGCGGGACGTTGCTGGCGTTTCGCGAGACGCGGACCGTCCTCCTGAAAGTCGAGCCGGTCGATCCCCGCGACCTGTTCCGGGGCGAGTACGTGATCCTCGCCTATGACTTCGGCCGCGTCCCCCCCGAGGGGATCGAGGGCCTCCCCGGCCCTTTCACGGCCGAGAATTTCGACGACTGGCACGATCGCCCCGTCTTCGTGCCGCTGATCCCCGAGGAGGGCGGGATGGGCCGATACGCCGCCGGCCCCCCCAGAAGCACGCCTCCGCCGGACGGCGTTCCTTTCCTCCAGGGGACGCTGGAAGAGCCCTCGCGGATCGTCTTCGGCATCGAGACCTACTACGTCCAGGAGGGGGGAGGAGCCCCCTACGAAGCCGCCGCCCGCGACCACAAGCTCTGGGCCCGCGTCGCCCTGAACCGCTCCGGCCATGGGACGCTGCAGGGGCTCGAGATCGATTGAGCCTCCGCTGGTGCAATCCTGCTTCCCTCGACGGAGAGGCGGATGCGCAGCGTTGGACGAGGGGGCGCCGAGCACGGGGGCCGTCGCCCCCTCGGTTGTTCCGAGATGACGGCCGAATCAATCAAGCGCAAGGCCGTCGCGGGTTCTTTATTTGTCATGGGGCTATGGCATCACGTTTGCGTTATTGCTCTGGCGTTGGCGTCGAGGCCGGCCGGGGACCGAGTGGTCCGGTCGCGGCCCTCAGCCGGAGCATTCCCATAGCCATCCAGGCGAAAGGATCACGACCATGTTGCGCTGGGCTATCGTCTTCTTCGTGCTCGCGCTGATCGCGGGCTTCCTGGGCTTTGGCGGCATGCAGAGCGACCTGGCGGGGATCGCCAAGATCCTGGTCTTCGTCTTCCTCGTGCTGTTCGTGGTCGCGCTGGTCATGGGCCGTTCCGGTCCACCCGCCGTATAATCGGCGTCGATCCATCAAGGATCAAGCCATCGAAAAGGGCCGGGGACGGACGCTGCAAGAAGCGTCGCGTCCCCGGCCCTTTTTTCTGACCGTCGCGGATTTTCGGGGGCCACACAATGTCCTTCCCTCGCGGGGGGGAAGACCGTCGTCTCAGCCTTGCGAGGTCGCGCCGAACAGTTCGGTGGAGAAATAGCGTTCCATGCGGTCGGGGAAGACCGTGAGGATGCGGGCTTCGGGCCCGAGGCGTTGGGCGACCGTCATCGCGGCCCGGTAGTTGAGGCCGGAGCTGGGCCCGATGGGGAATCCCTTGCGGATCAGGCGACGGGCGACTTCCATGGATTCGTCGTCGGAGACGTCAAGCTCCACCAGGGACGCCGCGCGGTCGGCGCGGAATTTCGTGTAGATGGCGGAGAGGCCGTCGATCACGCCGGGAATCCGACCGCTGAACGAGCAGCACTCCGCCCCCGCCCCGCCGATCGCGGCGCCGCCGACGGGCCTTGCGGCGAAGGCGGTGGGCGAGCAGCCGTGATCGCACAGGCCCTCGAACAGGCCGACGAGCGTCCCGCCGGTGCCGACCCCGCTGACGACGGCGTCGACCCGACCGCCGGGGATCTGCGCCAGGACTTCCTGGGTGGTGCGGCTCCGGTGCGCGGCGGGGTTGTCCGGGTTCTCGAACTGGAGCGGCTGGAACGCCCCGCGCTCGTCGGCGACGGCCGCCGCGGCGGCGAGGGCACCGAGAATGCCCTCGCCTCGGGGTGAGAACTGGACCTCACCGCCGTACGCCTCGATCATCAGCCGGCGCTCGCGGCTGACCCCCTCGGGCATGACCGCGACGAACTTCAGGCCGAGCTGCGCCGAGGCCAGGGCCATGGCGATGCTCGTCGAGCCGCTCGACGCCTCGACGACGGTCCCCCCCGGCGGGACCGTCCCGGTGCGCACCGCCTTGTGCAGGATGTGGCAGGCGATGCGGTCCTTCGTCGAGCCGCTGGGGTTGAGGAACTCGAGCTTGCACCAGATCGTCGGCCCGTCCGGATCGAGCCGGACGGGGATCAACGGCGTCGCCGCCGCGCGGTCGAGATAGTGGTTGACGTCGGGAAGCCGGGCGCCGGTGTTCACGGGGACCTCGCGGGCTGCTGGTGGTCGTTCGCATCGAGATCGATGCCGTCCCGGACAGCTTACGCCATCCTCGCGGCGGTCGGGATCGACGGTCAGACGGCCGGAGGCGTCGAGGTGGTCGGCCGGGGCGTCCGGGCGATGGCGATCAGGCGTCGTAGGCCCCACCACATCAGCACGAGCCCGATCGCGTAGAACGGCAACCAGACGACCTGGCCGACGACGAAGATCGTCAGGGCCTTGCCCAGGTCGAGCAAGCGGGTGAGCGAGCTCTGCCAGGTGCGCGCCAACTGCGTGGGGAAGTCGGCCACGACGGGCGCGGGGGGCTGGAAGCGGTCGCGCTCGCGGATCGTCAGCGTCAGGGTGGCGAGCGAAGAGAGGTTCTGGAGCACGCGGAGGCGGCCCTGCATCTGCTCGACCTCGCCCCGGACGCGGGCGAGTTCCACCTCCACCTTCAGCACCTCTTCAAGCTGGCCCGAGCGTTCTTCCAGGATCTTCTTGAGCGTCTCCTCCTCGACCAGCTTGTTCTTGATCCGGGCCTCGACGTCGTAGAACTCGGCGGTGACGTCCTGGGACTTGCGGTTGAACTGCACGAGTTCGCCCAGCGCCATGATCGAGCGGACGAGGCCGTCGAAGCGGTCGACCGGGACGCGGAGCCGCCAGAATTGCGAGCGGAGCGAGCCCGGCGAGCCGGTCATGTTCTCCTCGGCGATGTACCCGCCCGACGAGGCGACCAGCTCGCCGACCATGGCGGCCACGGGGTCCACCGCATCGACGGCCAGGTCGAGCGTGGCGTCGTAGATGACCTTGCGGGAGATTCCGGCGTCTGTGGGCGCAGCGGCCTCGGCCGGTGCCTCGGGTGCCGTCGCGGCGTGCATCCCCATCATGCCCCCCGCCATCCCCCCACCTCCGTCGGAGTCCGCCGAGATCACCTGGCCGGGGGCCGGCACCTTGTAATTGGCGTAATGCGACGCCGCAGGGGCTTCCGCCGTCTTCATCTGCGCCTCGTATCCCGCCTCGCCGCAGCCGGTCAGCGGGAGGAGCACCATGGTCAGGAGGAAGCTGGCGGGTGATTGCATGGTCGGGCCTTTCGTCGAAGAACCGCATCGTGGCGAGGGAAAGGGGCGTTCCTCTTCTTAGACGTTGGGACAGGCCGTTTTGATAGTCGGCGACATGAAAATCGTGGGGGAGCGCCTATCGACCGGCGCGCCGCCGACGTTCCGGACTCGGGTCGACGATTCGATGATCCGCGACCTCGGCGGATTTCAAGTCGGGTCGAGGTGGTTCCGCATCCAGAGTTCGAGCATGAGGAGGGCCCAGAGGCGGTGGCCGTGCTCGCGGCGGCCGGAGGTGTGCTCGTCGACGAGGTTGCGGATCTGGTCGGGGCGGAAGAGGCCGCGTTCGAGGGTGGAGCGGTCGAGGAGGACCTCGGTCAGCTCGGATTTCAGCTCGTCGCGGAACCAGCGGCCGACGGGGACGCCGAAGCCCATCTTGCGGCGGGTGCGGATGGGTTCGGGGATGAGGTCGGCGAACGCGCGCTTGAGGACCACCTTGGATCGCCCAGGTCGGATCCGCATCTTTCGGTCGATGGGCATCGCCGCCGCCAGCTCGACGACGCGGTGATCGAGGAACGGCCCCCGACACTCAAGGCCGTGGGCCATGCTCGCCATGTCCACCTTGTGCAAAAGGTCGCCGGGAAGGTAGGTGAGCAGGTCGCAGGCCATGGCCCGGGTCACGACGTCGCGGCCCGACGCCTCGGCGAGGGCGCGATCGAGGATCGAGGCGGGGTCGGCCGATTCGGGGTCGTCCAGGCCCGAGGCGTAGGAGGCGAGGCGGTCGAGCTGGTCGTCGGCGTAGAGCGCGAGCCGTTGGTCCTCGTCGAAGGTCGTCATCCAGCCCAGGTAGCGTCGGGACGCCGGCTCGTCGATCCGCTCGAAGACCCGCTCCAGCGCCCGCAGCCGCGACTTGGCCTTGCCGGATCGGGGCAGGATGCGGGCCGTCATCCGGCCGAGTGCACGGGCGCCGACGGGAAGGCGCTGGAAGAGTTCGGTCAGGGCGAGGGCGCGGTAGCGGTCGTAGCCGCCGAACAGCTCGTCGCCGGCGTCGCCGGTCAGGGCGACGGTGACCTCGCGGCGGGTCTCGCGGGCGACGTGCCAGGTCGGCAGCGCCGAGCTGTCGGCGAACGGCTCGTCGAACTGCCGGGCCAGGGCCGGGAGGGTCTGCCACGCTTCCGGCTCGACGCGGAACGTGCGGTGCTCCGTGCCGATCGCCTTCGCGGCGGCCTCGGCGAAGGCCGTCTCGTCGTAGGCGGGGTCGGGGAAGCCGATGGCGAACGTCTTCACCGGCCGGGTCGAGGCGCGCTGCATGAGCCCCGCGATGATCGTCGAGTCGACGCCGCCGGAGAGGAACGCGCCCAGCGGCACGTCGGCGATCATCTGCTCGCGCACGGCGGAGTCGAGGGTGGCGCGAAGCTCCTCGGCGTCTTCCTCGAACGGCCGCCGACGCTCCAGGTTCCAGTCCGGGTTCCAGTAGCGTTCGATCCGGAGGCCGCCGTCGCGCCAGACCGCGAAGTGGCCCGGCGGGAGCTTGTGCACCCCCTGGAGGATCGTCCGGGGATGCGGGATGTATCCCAGGGTGAGGTACTGATCGACGGCCGCCGGGTCGACGCGGCGGGGGATCTCGGACTCCGGCAGCGCCAGGAGCGCCTTCAGTTCGCTGGCGAAGGTCAGCCGGCCGCCGTGGTTGCGATACAGCAGCGGCTTCTGCCCCATCCGGTCGCGGGCCAGGGTCAGGGTGCGCCGGGGGGCGTCCCAGATCGCCAGCGCGAACATGCCCCGGAGCAGGCCGAACATCGCGGGTCCCTCGTCCTCATAGAGATGGACGAGGACCTCGGTGTCGCCGGTCGATCGCAGGGTGTGGCCCCTGGCTTCGAGCCGGTGTCGGAGCGCGGGGAAGTTGTAGATCTCGCCGTTGAAGACGGTCCAGACGGTGCCATCCTCGTTCGAGAGGGGCTGACGGCCCCCCGGCAGGTCGACGATCGCCAGCCTTCGGAATCCCAGCGCCGCATGGGCGTCGCGATGGACGCCGGCGTCGTCGGGCCCGCGATGGACGATCCGGTCCATCATCGCCGCCAGACGGTCCTCCCCCAGTGCCAAGGCCGGATCGCTCCAGACTGCTCCGCAGATACCGCACATGGCCGAGCCTTTCGCCGAGTCCCGACGCGTCCGTCGACCGGACGTCCGGGTTCCAGGATAGCAGGCCCGGCCCGGCTCAGCGACGACCGCTCGACATCGACGACGAATCGGGCGCGAACTCGGGCGTCCACGCGCCCCAGTACACGTTTTCCAACGGTCCGCGCAAGGCGTTGACGAAGCCGTGCTCCTCGCCGACGTCCGTGTGATTCGTCGAGGCGCAGCCGCAGAGGGCCAGTAATGCCGCCGCCAGCATGACCAGACGTCGCATGATCCACTCCTCACTTCTCACCGACCGCGGTCCCGCGCCGGATTATTGCGTTCGCCCTAGCTCGTGCAAGCCCGATCCGAGCCCAGGTCGATCGCTGGACTCCCACTCCCCGATTCGCGTCTCGGAGGAGCAGGCCGATCCGGCGTCCTCGACGAACGGTAAGGCCGTGAAATCGCGGCGAGCCCCGTCGACGGCCCCGATCGTGGCCTAGTTGTTGAGTGTCGCGAATCGGAATGGGGAGCGGCGAAGGGGCCGCGAAGCGACGGCGGCGGGGGTCGGCGATGAGGCCGGACTCCGCCGCTCGGGGAAGGGCTCGACCGCCCCCCGATCGCGTGAGATGGACATGATGGGGAAGGAGTGCGTTGATGCGGAGATTGGGCGCCTTGGCTCGATTCGGGTTTGCGCCCGCGGCTTTCCTGGGCCTCGGGTTGGGTTCGGCCTCGGCGGGGTTGGTGCTCACCGTCGAGGCCCCGGGACGGCAGGAGACCTCCGTGGCCGGGGTGACCACCGAACGGTTCGAGAGCTTCGCGACCGGCTGGACGAGTTCGCTGTCGACGGCCGTGGGGTCGATCACCTCGGGGAACATGTTCGTCCTGAACGCCGACCAGTACGGCGGCGCGGGGGGGACTGGGAAGTATCTGGCGGTCGGCGGCGGGAACGACCCGACGACGTTGCAGTTCAACGCCGCGCAGGCGTATTTCGGCTTCTGGTGGTCGGCGGCCGATCCATCGAATTATCTCGAAATCTACTCGGGCTCGGCCCTGCTCGCCAGATTCGACCCCACGACGGCCCTGGAGGCGCTGTCGTACGAGTACAAGGGGAATCCGACGGCCCCCTTCGAGGGCTGGAACTACGGCGAGAAGTACGCGTACCTGAACTTCGCCGGGACCGCCGGGACGACGTTCGACCGGGTCGTCTTCATGAACCCCAACAGCGGCAGTCGACTGGAGTTGGACAATTTCAGCATCCGAAACGCGGCCGTCGACGGGCTGCCGGGGACCGTGATCGACGGCGTCGAAGCCGTCCCCGAGCCCTCCTCGTTCGCGATGGCCGGGGTGGCGTCGGCGCTCGCCCTGGGCTTCGCCGCCCGTCGGGGGAGGAAGGCCCGCTGATCGAGGAGCCGGAGGATTCCGCCGCGTCGCCTCGGGCCTCCCGGGGCGATGGCGCTTTTGACATTCCCCGCGGGGAATCTAGGTTCAGGATGGAGGAGCCCGGTTCCCGGGGCCTTTTAGGTCTCGCGACCGGCCACGACCACGCCGACCTCCTCTCCCCCCTCCGCGCCACGGTCGGCGCTTTCCATCCGTCACGGGAATCGGCCCGTCGTCACGCAACTGGAGTCGAACCATGCCCATCCGCGTCTTCCCGTCTTCAGGTCGTTGGAGCCCCCTCGGTCGGGCGGTCGGACTTTCCCCCCGCCGCGCGGGCCGACGCCGGGCGAACGATCGCCGCCGGCCGACGATCGAAAACCTGGAGGTCCGATCGCTGCTCTCCACGATGTTCGTCGACGACGACTGGGCCGGCCTCTCGGCCGGGACCGTCGTCGACGGCAAGACCATCGGGACCGACGCCTTCGCGACCATCCAGGGCGCGATCTCCATGGCCGTCAACGGTGACGAGGTTCGGATCGCCGAGGGGACCTACTCCGGCGTCGTGACGATATCCAAGAGCCTGGACCTCGTCGGCGCCGGCGCGGACAAGGTCACCCTCGACGTCTCCGCCATCGCGTCCTCCTACGGCGTGAACATCACCGCCTCGGAGGTCGGCCTCAGCGGGATGACCGTCAAGGGCTCGAAGGAGAACGCCAAGCTGAAGTACGGGATCTACTCCAGCGGCAAGTCGGACGTGACCTTGCAGAATCTGGTCGTGCATTCCATGCCGTCCACGGGGGTCAACCTGATCGGCTCGACCGATTTCACGATCACGGGCGTGACCTCGCGCGACAACAACGGGGCGGGGATCTTCCTCACCGACGTGAAGCGGGGCACCCTGACCGACGTGGCGACCTCGGGGAACGTCTGGACCGGGCTGGCCTTTTCGACGGCCGGCCGCTATCACGCGATCGGTATCGAGGGGGTGGTGATCGCGGGCGCGAGCACGTTCGGCGAGGCCGCCACGGCCAACGGCGGCGTGATGTTCGAGGAGTCCTCCTGGGACGACGTGGGCAAGGTCTACGACCCGTCGAACCCCTACCCGATCACCTTCAGCACCAACCCGGCCGACGGCGCCGACGTGACGTTCAGCACGACGACCCCCCTGCCCTACGTCCTCTCGGGCCCGCAGGACGACGCCTGGTCGGTGCGTCGGCGGTTTTACGCGTCGCTGGATCAGGGGTTGGACGCGGCGTCCGGGGCGCCCGACCACTATCTGAATCACGACCGGGTGCTGGCGACGGTGGGAGCGTCCGGCGCGGCGCGGACGTTCACGGTGGGGCCGTACGCGACGATGAGCATCCAGGCGGCGATCGACGCGGCCGACGTCGGCGACACGGTGCACGTCCAGACCGGGACCTATGCCGAGAACCTCGCGATCGATCAGGCGATCACGCTCGAAGGCGCCGACGGCGCGATCCTCCAGCCCACCTCGGGCGCGGCGGTGGCGATCACCGGGATCGGCTCGGAGGCGAGCCCGATCGCCGTTCGCGGATTCCAGATCCTCGGCGGCGAGCAGGGCGTCCGGCTTCATGGGGAGGTGGGGGGGGTCGTCCTGGAGGATGTGCTGATCAGCGGGACGACCATCGGCGTCGACGCGAGCGACGGGGCGGCCGTCTCCGGCTTCCAACTCCGTTCCAGCGTGATCACCGGCAACGGCACGGGCCTCCTGATCGGCGAGGGGGCGGAAGAGATCTCCATCAACTTCAGCCGGATCGTCGGCAACGCCTCGTCGGCCCTGACGAACCTGTCCGCGACGGCGGTCGACGCGGTCCACAACTGGTGGGGCTCCAACGCCGGGCCGGGCTCGTCCGCGACCGGCGCGGTCACGGCGGCGCCCTACATCGTCCTGAGCCTTTCGAATCCCGGGCCGCTCGTCGTCGGCGGATCGGCCGGGATCACGGTCGATCTGAATCACGACTCGGCCGGGCAGGACGTCTCGGGCCTCGGCCGGATCCCGGGCCTGTCGTTGGTCCACCTCACGCCGGACCTCGGCTCGCTGAGCGAGGACTTGCTCGCGCTGGTCGACGGCGTCGGCTCGACCCTCTTCTCGGCCGGGAGGACGACGGGCCAGGCGACCGTGACAGCCAGCCTCGACGGCGCATCGGCGTCGACGTCGTTCGACGTCCTGAGCCCGCCGCTGTCCCTCGCCGGCCCGGCGTCCGTCGACCAGGGATCGACCTACACCCTGAGTCTCCTGAGCGACGGCTCGCCGGTCGACGTGGGCCTGTGGCGGATCGACTGGGGTGACGGGACGATCGACTTCGTTTCGGGCGGTCTCGCCACGGCGAGTCACGTCTACTCCGGCGTTCCCGGAGCCCGCACGATCTCCGCCACCGCGACGACGACCTCGGGCGTCTTCGACGCGCGGAATACGGTGTCCGTCCGGGTGCTGAACGTGGCGCCGACGGTGGCGATCGTGGGGGCTCCCGGCTCGCTGAACCAGGGCGAGTCGGTGGTTGCGCAGGCGGTGGGCGCGGACCTCGGCGGCGACGCGCTGACGTATGCGTGGACGGTCACCCGTGAAGGGGTGGTGGTCTTCACCGGCGACCAGGCGACGCTGGCGTTCGCGCCGGTGGTCCCGGGCGAGTACGTCGTGAGCGTGACGGCGAGCGACCCTCACGGAGCGTCGGGGCATGCCTCGCAGGCCGTCTCGGTGCTGAACGTGGCGCCGACGGTCGTTATCCCGCCGATCCCCGAGCAAATCGACGCCGCCGCGACCGTCTCGCTCACGGCCCAGGCGGCCGACGTCAATCCCTCGGCGGTCCTCACTTATGCGTGGACGGTCCTGCGCAACGGCACGGTGGTCGCGGTCGGCGACCGGGCCGTGCTCGACTTCACGCCGATCTTCCCCGGCGTGTACGAGGCCGTCGTGGAGGTCTCCGACGGTGAGGGGGGCCTGGTCGGCCGGTCGGTCGTCTTCACGGCCGTCACGGCCAACGCCCCCCCGGCCGTGCAGCAGTCGGTGCAGGATCTCGTGACGAGGACGGACGCCGTCGTCCGTGAGCAGGAGGTGCGCCTGGCCGCCCTGACCGCGCAGTATGGCGAGGCCCCGCCGCCGACGATCCGCCGACTCATGCAGCGGATCATCCAGTCGACCGTCCGCATCCAGGCGATGACCAACCGTCGGATCTTCGCCATCCAGCGGACGTTCAGCCGGATGGCCCGCCGTTGAGCGGATCGAGGCGGAGGAATCCCGAGGTCCGCGCCCGACGCCGGGCGCGGACCTCGACGTGGCGACGAACGCCGGCGCGATGGGCCGCGGCGAGA includes:
- a CDS encoding right-handed parallel beta-helix repeat-containing protein gives rise to the protein MPIRVFPSSGRWSPLGRAVGLSPRRAGRRRANDRRRPTIENLEVRSLLSTMFVDDDWAGLSAGTVVDGKTIGTDAFATIQGAISMAVNGDEVRIAEGTYSGVVTISKSLDLVGAGADKVTLDVSAIASSYGVNITASEVGLSGMTVKGSKENAKLKYGIYSSGKSDVTLQNLVVHSMPSTGVNLIGSTDFTITGVTSRDNNGAGIFLTDVKRGTLTDVATSGNVWTGLAFSTAGRYHAIGIEGVVIAGASTFGEAATANGGVMFEESSWDDVGKVYDPSNPYPITFSTNPADGADVTFSTTTPLPYVLSGPQDDAWSVRRRFYASLDQGLDAASGAPDHYLNHDRVLATVGASGAARTFTVGPYATMSIQAAIDAADVGDTVHVQTGTYAENLAIDQAITLEGADGAILQPTSGAAVAITGIGSEASPIAVRGFQILGGEQGVRLHGEVGGVVLEDVLISGTTIGVDASDGAAVSGFQLRSSVITGNGTGLLIGEGAEEISINFSRIVGNASSALTNLSATAVDAVHNWWGSNAGPGSSATGAVTAAPYIVLSLSNPGPLVVGGSAGITVDLNHDSAGQDVSGLGRIPGLSLVHLTPDLGSLSEDLLALVDGVGSTLFSAGRTTGQATVTASLDGASASTSFDVLSPPLSLAGPASVDQGSTYTLSLLSDGSPVDVGLWRIDWGDGTIDFVSGGLATASHVYSGVPGARTISATATTTSGVFDARNTVSVRVLNVAPTVAIVGAPGSLNQGESVVAQAVGADLGGDALTYAWTVTREGVVVFTGDQATLAFAPVVPGEYVVSVTASDPHGASGHASQAVSVLNVAPTVVIPPIPEQIDAAATVSLTAQAADVNPSAVLTYAWTVLRNGTVVAVGDRAVLDFTPIFPGVYEAVVEVSDGEGGLVGRSVVFTAVTANAPPAVQQSVQDLVTRTDAVVREQEVRLAALTAQYGEAPPPTIRRLMQRIIQSTVRIQAMTNRRIFAIQRTFSRMARR
- a CDS encoding GDYXXLXY domain-containing protein, translated to MSLPEPKPAASSALADPDFGASARPRGPFATRESKLLIAAAAFQLLVLGWMIGGTLLAFRETRTVLLKVEPVDPRDLFRGEYVILAYDFGRVPPEGIEGLPGPFTAENFDDWHDRPVFVPLIPEEGGMGRYAAGPPRSTPPPDGVPFLQGTLEEPSRIVFGIETYYVQEGGGAPYEAAARDHKLWARVALNRSGHGTLQGLEID
- a CDS encoding PEP-CTERM sorting domain-containing protein, which translates into the protein MRRLGALARFGFAPAAFLGLGLGSASAGLVLTVEAPGRQETSVAGVTTERFESFATGWTSSLSTAVGSITSGNMFVLNADQYGGAGGTGKYLAVGGGNDPTTLQFNAAQAYFGFWWSAADPSNYLEIYSGSALLARFDPTTALEALSYEYKGNPTAPFEGWNYGEKYAYLNFAGTAGTTFDRVVFMNPNSGSRLELDNFSIRNAAVDGLPGTVIDGVEAVPEPSSFAMAGVASALALGFAARRGRKAR
- the asnB gene encoding asparagine synthase (glutamine-hydrolyzing) codes for the protein MCGICGAVWSDPALALGEDRLAAMMDRIVHRGPDDAGVHRDAHAALGFRRLAIVDLPGGRQPLSNEDGTVWTVFNGEIYNFPALRHRLEARGHTLRSTGDTEVLVHLYEDEGPAMFGLLRGMFALAIWDAPRRTLTLARDRMGQKPLLYRNHGGRLTFASELKALLALPESEIPRRVDPAAVDQYLTLGYIPHPRTILQGVHKLPPGHFAVWRDGGLRIERYWNPDWNLERRRPFEEDAEELRATLDSAVREQMIADVPLGAFLSGGVDSTIIAGLMQRASTRPVKTFAIGFPDPAYDETAFAEAAAKAIGTEHRTFRVEPEAWQTLPALARQFDEPFADSSALPTWHVARETRREVTVALTGDAGDELFGGYDRYRALALTELFQRLPVGARALGRMTARILPRSGKAKSRLRALERVFERIDEPASRRYLGWMTTFDEDQRLALYADDQLDRLASYASGLDDPESADPASILDRALAEASGRDVVTRAMACDLLTYLPGDLLHKVDMASMAHGLECRGPFLDHRVVELAAAMPIDRKMRIRPGRSKVVLKRAFADLIPEPIRTRRKMGFGVPVGRWFRDELKSELTEVLLDRSTLERGLFRPDQIRNLVDEHTSGRREHGHRLWALLMLELWMRNHLDPT
- a CDS encoding DUF4349 domain-containing protein — its product is MQSPASFLLTMVLLPLTGCGEAGYEAQMKTAEAPAASHYANYKVPAPGQVISADSDGGGGMAGGMMGMHAATAPEAPAEAAAPTDAGISRKVIYDATLDLAVDAVDPVAAMVGELVASSGGYIAEENMTGSPGSLRSQFWRLRVPVDRFDGLVRSIMALGELVQFNRKSQDVTAEFYDVEARIKNKLVEEETLKKILEERSGQLEEVLKVEVELARVRGEVEQMQGRLRVLQNLSSLATLTLTIRERDRFQPPAPVVADFPTQLARTWQSSLTRLLDLGKALTIFVVGQVVWLPFYAIGLVLMWWGLRRLIAIARTPRPTTSTPPAV
- a CDS encoding PLP-dependent cysteine synthase family protein produces the protein MNTGARLPDVNHYLDRAAATPLIPVRLDPDGPTIWCKLEFLNPSGSTKDRIACHILHKAVRTGTVPPGGTVVEASSGSTSIAMALASAQLGLKFVAVMPEGVSRERRLMIEAYGGEVQFSPRGEGILGALAAAAAVADERGAFQPLQFENPDNPAAHRSRTTQEVLAQIPGGRVDAVVSGVGTGGTLVGLFEGLCDHGCSPTAFAARPVGGAAIGGAGAECCSFSGRIPGVIDGLSAIYTKFRADRAASLVELDVSDDESMEVARRLIRKGFPIGPSSGLNYRAAMTVAQRLGPEARILTVFPDRMERYFSTELFGATSQG
- a CDS encoding DUF2157 domain-containing protein; the protein is MSGREITADRRAWLVGEVEAWTAMGLLSVEQSTGILGVYADAPRREAARRDDRASAAVMGLGALLIGLAVFTAVAFNWSELPRGARIALIFLTLAGTYGGAWLLRYRAAARTTSNVVCFLGCLFYGAAIALIAQMFNFNVEGPDGYWWWGIGVLPFALTLGTWPLHALTAATLAYFVGLSAFGSWSWGGGGMRDLVEPAWSVPILAGLGLAWAYRHKSRSALGLYVALGTWWLLLQPTAWRLDEAPIYWVGLVGSLLLLLAECHPVEGGLGIPYRFFGVVLVGGVLLPLSTYAANSAMSGEILPTPLAIESAAAVVLAAILLVVAAELDRRREGGAGSLGRRLLAAPGRWFPVLMLAFFAALGFWNAVVAEPITTTIAANVAMASLAIWLTIVGAREDRVRPFAAGVAYFLLWAIARYIDLFSGFGGMPGAALMFLACGGALVAASLLWRRLKEVHHVPA
- a CDS encoding DUF1328 domain-containing protein, with amino-acid sequence MLRWAIVFFVLALIAGFLGFGGMQSDLAGIAKILVFVFLVLFVVALVMGRSGPPAV